The following proteins are encoded in a genomic region of Sulfurospirillum arsenophilum NBRC 109478:
- the rlmB gene encoding 23S rRNA (guanosine(2251)-2'-O)-methyltransferase RlmB, translating to MIIYGKQLFLHLLNHYPSRIETVFLPKKCDPKLFSQIARATQKICTIDERKAQAMCHGGNHQGFIAEIKDLELTPFNEIKHGSFLVILDEVTDVGNIGAIIRSAYAFGADGLILSGMKTCNLEAILRTSSAAAFELPIALCPSTRDMLNELKQIGFTLYGADMGGVDVKEVIFAPKRALIMGSEGKGLSPKVKERLDTIVSIKMARAFDSLNVSAAAAVLCDRIANG from the coding sequence ATGATAATCTATGGAAAACAACTATTTTTACATCTGTTAAATCACTATCCTTCAAGGATTGAGACGGTATTCTTACCTAAAAAATGTGACCCTAAACTTTTCTCACAAATTGCACGTGCAACGCAAAAGATTTGCACGATTGATGAGCGCAAAGCACAAGCGATGTGTCATGGAGGAAACCACCAAGGTTTTATTGCTGAGATTAAGGATCTTGAACTCACCCCCTTCAATGAAATAAAACATGGCTCTTTTTTAGTGATCTTGGATGAAGTAACAGATGTGGGAAATATCGGTGCGATTATACGTAGTGCCTATGCTTTTGGAGCGGATGGCTTAATCCTCAGTGGAATGAAAACCTGCAATTTAGAAGCAATTTTACGCACGAGCAGTGCAGCTGCATTCGAATTGCCGATTGCTTTATGCCCTTCAACTCGAGATATGCTCAATGAACTTAAACAAATTGGATTTACACTCTATGGCGCAGACATGGGTGGTGTGGATGTCAAAGAAGTCATATTTGCACCTAAACGCGCTTTGATTATGGGAAGTGAAGGCAAGGGATTGTCTCCAAAAGTAAAAGAGCGATTGGATACGATTGTATCAATCAAAATGGCAAGAGCGTTTGACTCTTTAAACGTGAGTGCAGCAGCAGCTGTACTATGTGATAGGATTGCCAATGGATAA
- the moaA gene encoding GTP 3',8-cyclase MoaA yields MLVDGFGRNVTYLRVSVTERCNFRCQYCMPEKPFSWVPKENLLNFEELFLFIKVAIDEGITKIRITGGEPLLRTDLDKFIAMINNHKSGLDLALTTNGFLLKDAAQKLKDAGLQRVNISLDSLKPDVAGKMAQKDVLAKVQAGIEEALRVGLKVKINMVPIKGINADEVLDVLEYAKARGMSIRFIEYMENTHAKEQLKGLSGQEVQEMIAQKYHFKEIGRVGPSPAHLFEFDDGYIFGIIDPHKHDFCEDCNRIRLTAEGMLIPCLYFDEAMSIKDAVHKGDVAGAAEILKEVLRNKPEKNKWSDDDQNETSSRAFYETGG; encoded by the coding sequence ATGTTAGTGGATGGATTTGGAAGAAACGTCACTTATCTAAGGGTTTCAGTGACTGAACGATGTAATTTTAGATGTCAATATTGTATGCCTGAAAAGCCTTTTTCTTGGGTGCCCAAAGAGAATTTACTCAATTTTGAAGAGCTATTTTTATTTATTAAAGTGGCAATTGATGAGGGAATTACCAAGATTAGAATTACAGGTGGAGAACCTCTTCTTCGAACGGATCTGGATAAATTTATTGCTATGATTAATAATCATAAAAGTGGACTCGATCTAGCCCTTACGACCAATGGTTTTTTACTCAAAGATGCAGCCCAAAAACTCAAAGATGCAGGACTCCAACGCGTCAATATTTCTCTGGATAGCCTCAAGCCTGATGTTGCAGGAAAAATGGCACAAAAAGATGTTTTAGCCAAAGTGCAAGCAGGTATTGAAGAAGCACTGCGTGTTGGGTTAAAAGTCAAAATAAATATGGTGCCTATTAAAGGCATTAACGCGGATGAAGTTTTAGATGTGTTGGAGTATGCCAAAGCGCGTGGGATGTCGATTCGTTTTATCGAGTACATGGAAAACACCCATGCAAAAGAGCAACTTAAAGGTTTAAGTGGACAAGAAGTCCAAGAGATGATTGCTCAAAAATACCATTTCAAAGAGATAGGACGTGTAGGCCCAAGCCCTGCTCACCTCTTTGAGTTTGATGATGGTTATATCTTTGGGATCATTGACCCACACAAGCACGATTTTTGTGAAGACTGTAATCGTATTCGACTCACAGCGGAAGGCATGTTGATTCCGTGTCTTTACTTTGATGAAGCGATGAGCATCAAAGATGCGGTTCATAAAGGTGATGTCGCTGGAGCTGCAGAGATTTTAAAAGAAGTGCTACGCAACAAACCTGAGAAAAATAAATGGAGCGATGATGATCAAAATGAGACTTCTTCTCGCGCCTTTTACGAAACGGGTGGGTGA
- the rpmE gene encoding 50S ribosomal protein L31, giving the protein MKKDIHPEYVPCVVTCACGNSFETMSNKAELRIDICSSCHPFFTGSEKIVDAAGRVEKFKKKYSLN; this is encoded by the coding sequence ATGAAAAAAGATATTCATCCTGAATATGTACCGTGCGTTGTAACTTGTGCATGTGGAAATAGTTTCGAGACTATGTCTAACAAAGCAGAGTTAAGAATCGATATTTGCAGTTCATGTCATCCATTCTTCACGGGCAGTGAGAAGATCGTTGATGCTGCTGGTCGTGTTGAGAAATTTAAGAAAAAATATAGCTTAAATTAG
- a CDS encoding LL-diaminopimelate aminotransferase: protein MFDEIRFNTIDRLPGYVFAEINEIKLAARHAGDDIIDFSMGNPDGRTPQHIIDKLVESAQKDGTHGYSVSKGIFKLRLAICNWYARKYGVTLDPNTEAVATLGSKEGFVHLAQAIMNPGDVAVVPDPAYPIHAYAFMIAGGNVHKFGIDYNEKYELDKEQFFTKLKKVFKESAPKPKFVVVNFPHNPTCVTTDVAFYEELVAYAKEERFYIISDIAYADLSFDGYETPSIFQVEGAKDVAVECYTLSKSYNMAGWRVGFVVGNKKLVGALQKIKSWFDYGMFTPIQVASTIALDGPQECVDEIREKYRKRRDVLVESFNNAGWPMEKPQSTMFVWAKIPKVAEHLGSMEFAKQLLKEAKIAVSPGIGFGESGEGYVRIALIENENRIRQAARNVKKYLKSLEG, encoded by the coding sequence ATGTTTGATGAGATTAGATTTAATACAATTGATAGGTTACCTGGGTATGTTTTTGCCGAAATTAATGAGATAAAATTAGCAGCTCGCCATGCAGGTGATGATATTATTGACTTTTCAATGGGTAACCCAGATGGTAGAACGCCGCAGCATATTATTGATAAACTAGTAGAGTCTGCTCAAAAAGATGGCACACATGGCTATTCTGTGAGTAAGGGAATTTTTAAACTTCGTTTAGCGATTTGTAATTGGTATGCACGCAAATATGGAGTTACACTTGATCCAAACACTGAAGCTGTAGCAACCCTTGGTAGTAAAGAAGGTTTTGTACATTTAGCTCAAGCTATTATGAATCCAGGTGATGTGGCCGTTGTTCCAGATCCTGCCTATCCAATTCATGCGTACGCTTTTATGATTGCAGGTGGAAATGTTCATAAATTTGGAATTGATTATAATGAAAAATATGAACTTGATAAAGAGCAATTTTTTACAAAACTGAAAAAAGTATTTAAAGAATCAGCTCCCAAACCAAAATTTGTTGTGGTTAACTTCCCACACAATCCAACCTGTGTTACAACCGATGTTGCTTTTTACGAAGAGTTGGTTGCGTATGCTAAAGAAGAGCGCTTTTACATTATCAGTGATATTGCTTATGCGGATCTCTCTTTTGATGGCTATGAAACACCTTCCATTTTCCAAGTGGAGGGTGCTAAAGATGTAGCGGTTGAGTGCTATACGCTCTCTAAAAGTTACAATATGGCAGGCTGGCGTGTTGGCTTTGTTGTAGGCAATAAAAAATTGGTTGGAGCACTTCAAAAGATTAAATCATGGTTTGATTATGGTATGTTTACCCCAATTCAAGTTGCTTCTACTATTGCGTTAGACGGACCACAAGAGTGTGTGGATGAAATCAGAGAAAAATACCGTAAACGTCGTGACGTATTGGTTGAGAGTTTCAATAATGCTGGTTGGCCAATGGAAAAACCGCAATCAACGATGTTTGTATGGGCAAAAATTCCTAAAGTTGCTGAGCATTTAGGCAGTATGGAGTTTGCAAAACAGCTCTTAAAAGAGGCAAAAATTGCAGTAAGCCCTGGTATTGGTTTTGGCGAAAGTGGCGAAGGCTATGTCAGAATCGCACTGATTGAAAATGAGAATAGAATCCGTCAAGCCGCTCGAAATGTGAAGAAGTATTTAAAGAGTTTAGAAGGTTAA
- a CDS encoding 16S rRNA (uracil(1498)-N(3))-methyltransferase, producing MQFVYHSSAGIQTLSVDTREYEHIFKVRRIGVGEKLHWRNLEDAFVYEYEISQIGKKEALLELIGKKELPLLPSKILHVGWSIIDPKIIEKTLPMLNELGVSKISFVYAEFSQKGHKLDLERIKRILINSSQQCGRSLLMHIEVLPTLQTYLEAYPKTHVLDFSEAKLSECEAVTSILIGPEGGFSKKERTLLQKQSIVGLTCNTILRSETAVVAVASKILA from the coding sequence ATGCAGTTTGTTTATCACTCAAGTGCTGGTATTCAAACACTCAGCGTGGATACCAGAGAGTACGAGCATATTTTTAAAGTACGTCGCATTGGTGTTGGAGAGAAGCTTCATTGGCGAAATCTTGAAGATGCGTTTGTGTATGAGTATGAAATTTCTCAGATTGGTAAAAAAGAGGCTCTTTTAGAGTTGATTGGTAAAAAAGAGTTACCACTCCTTCCTTCAAAAATTTTACATGTAGGCTGGAGTATTATAGATCCTAAGATCATTGAAAAGACGTTACCGATGCTGAATGAGCTAGGTGTTTCTAAAATCAGTTTTGTGTATGCCGAATTTTCACAAAAAGGGCATAAGCTTGATTTGGAACGTATCAAACGTATTTTGATTAACTCTTCCCAACAATGTGGTCGAAGTTTACTGATGCACATAGAAGTGCTTCCTACGCTTCAAACCTACCTTGAAGCCTATCCTAAAACCCATGTATTGGACTTTTCAGAGGCAAAATTGAGTGAGTGTGAAGCAGTAACATCAATCTTGATCGGACCAGAAGGTGGGTTTAGCAAGAAAGAGCGAACATTGCTTCAAAAGCAGTCCATTGTAGGTCTTACATGTAACACAATTTTACGAAGTGAAACGGCTGTCGTTGCTGTAGCCTCCAAAATATTGGCATGA
- the rsmI gene encoding 16S rRNA (cytidine(1402)-2'-O)-methyltransferase: MIYFIPTPIGNLDDISVRSLKLLAECKTLFCEDTRITKRLLTLLAQRHHLEFQAKNFISMHSHNENAVLSNIDKKVFEETVGYLSDAGMPGISDPGSALVRFCQENSLPYEILPGANAALLAYVTSGIETHQFLFYGFLSHKGMDRQNELFEALNSPYAVILYESPHRIEKLIEELAEFAPHRQIFAIKEATKLYEKRFLGTSLEVQHASKTANLKGEWVVVITPEIKHGGEAITKEDLIGLDLPPKQKAKLLSKLTGESIKDWYTKLQN, encoded by the coding sequence TTGATCTATTTCATTCCTACCCCAATAGGAAACTTAGATGACATCTCAGTTAGAAGCCTTAAACTTCTAGCTGAGTGTAAAACTCTTTTCTGCGAAGATACGCGAATCACTAAAAGACTTCTCACCCTTCTTGCTCAACGACATCATTTAGAATTCCAAGCCAAAAACTTTATCTCCATGCATTCGCATAATGAAAATGCCGTTTTATCAAATATTGATAAAAAAGTCTTTGAAGAGACAGTAGGGTATTTAAGTGATGCTGGAATGCCAGGAATTAGTGATCCCGGAAGTGCACTAGTTCGTTTTTGCCAAGAAAACAGTCTTCCTTACGAAATTCTCCCTGGTGCAAATGCAGCACTGCTTGCCTATGTCACGAGTGGCATTGAAACGCATCAATTTTTATTCTATGGCTTTTTATCACATAAGGGGATGGATCGTCAAAATGAACTTTTTGAAGCATTAAATTCTCCTTACGCTGTTATCCTTTATGAATCCCCTCATCGTATTGAAAAATTAATTGAAGAGTTGGCCGAGTTTGCACCACATCGTCAAATATTTGCGATCAAAGAGGCCACTAAACTGTATGAAAAACGCTTTTTAGGCACATCTTTAGAAGTTCAGCACGCATCGAAAACAGCTAACCTCAAAGGAGAGTGGGTCGTTGTGATTACTCCTGAAATAAAGCACGGTGGTGAAGCGATTACCAAAGAGGATTTGATAGGGCTTGATCTTCCTCCAAAACAAAAAGCGAAGCTACTTTCTAAACTTACAGGAGAGAGCATCAAAGATTGGTACACCAAACTTCAAAATTAA
- a CDS encoding molybdopterin molybdotransferase MoeA, which yields MPISYHEALQIIQTQIKPLHVTQTLPLLKAINRIASSDVYAKFALPKHPMSLKEGYGIAFEPNTVMYTLLNPPYPTTIPLGYGIRLSTGESIPQGADTIIAEEDVLFEREDSIKIPLHVTQAQHVKKEGEDIEKGELLLKKCERISAQKITALSSQGISNVKAFQKLTISILSIGTQLATGEIHNSNAMSLAARVIELGGKVDEIVICEEDEAKILEKLKRLIQKADCVITTGALSRHDAMRHLLETKIVTPLFHHVRIAPAKPSALTLFENKPILHLPGLPLGCMLGFEMIGVPLMRHLSHQLCIIPDFITCINQKRITCKDNCMSAIPGYSDGRSFVNAPYYEAGRLNILSKCNGYTLVEDKEVIEEGEEIPFFYFTHPPVS from the coding sequence ATGCCTATTTCTTATCACGAAGCGCTTCAAATTATTCAAACGCAAATTAAACCTTTACATGTAACCCAAACATTACCTCTTTTAAAAGCAATCAATCGCATCGCAAGCAGCGATGTTTACGCAAAATTTGCACTCCCAAAACATCCTATGAGCCTCAAAGAGGGTTATGGCATTGCGTTTGAGCCCAATACCGTTATGTACACGCTCCTTAATCCTCCCTACCCTACAACTATTCCTTTAGGGTATGGTATAAGGCTCTCTACGGGAGAGAGTATCCCACAGGGGGCAGATACGATCATAGCCGAAGAAGATGTTCTTTTTGAGAGAGAAGATAGCATCAAAATTCCTTTACATGTAACGCAAGCTCAGCACGTTAAAAAGGAAGGAGAAGATATCGAAAAAGGTGAGTTACTGCTTAAAAAATGTGAGCGTATCAGTGCACAAAAAATTACAGCGCTCTCTTCACAAGGTATTTCAAATGTCAAAGCATTTCAAAAACTAACCATCAGTATTTTAAGTATTGGTACACAGCTCGCAACGGGTGAAATTCACAACTCCAATGCGATGAGCTTAGCTGCACGTGTCATTGAATTGGGTGGGAAAGTGGATGAAATTGTTATTTGTGAAGAAGATGAAGCAAAAATTTTAGAGAAATTAAAACGCTTAATTCAAAAAGCAGACTGCGTGATTACGACAGGTGCACTCAGTCGTCATGATGCCATGCGCCATTTATTAGAGACAAAAATAGTGACACCTCTTTTTCATCATGTGCGTATTGCACCCGCAAAACCAAGTGCTCTGACCTTGTTTGAAAACAAGCCTATTTTACATCTTCCGGGACTTCCACTGGGGTGTATGTTGGGTTTTGAGATGATTGGTGTTCCATTGATGAGACATTTATCGCATCAGCTCTGCATTATTCCTGATTTTATTACCTGTATCAATCAAAAACGCATTACATGTAAAGATAATTGCATGAGTGCTATACCCGGATACAGTGATGGGAGGAGCTTTGTAAATGCTCCCTATTATGAGGCAGGAAGGCTTAACATACTCAGTAAATGCAACGGTTACACACTCGTCGAAGATAAAGAAGTGATCGAAGAAGGGGAAGAGATTCCCTTCTTCTACTTTACTCACCCACCCGTTTCGTAA